The Megalobrama amblycephala isolate DHTTF-2021 linkage group LG16, ASM1881202v1, whole genome shotgun sequence genome includes the window TATAAAGCCTCAACATTTACGCAACAAGGtaaagattacatttagatGTTTGTACATGACATGTTTACTGTTGTGTTACTTAACAAGAAAATTgtggttttaaaataaatgtttgatatTTACTACAAAGAACAATGTGAGCTGTCCTGTtcatttttctatttaaattaaattcttGATTCTAAAAATAGAAAAGAGACACCTTTTTATTGTCAAGCATCACGgaacgtgatttttttttttttttttttttttttttttttttttttgcaaaggttatattattattatattagattatattttgttgttgtgaCATGTTTGGAATGCTTAATCACGTGTATTTCTCGTCCAATCACAGTCGCTTGTAGTTACTCAATaagatttctttctttctttatttatttatttatttattttcattagatttaaacaattgTTGGTTTTTAGAGTACAAATATCTTCAGTAAGACAGACAAACCTAAATATTTGAAAGAGCCTCAGTTGGGGATTCGGCTTTCTGGTGTCCCTTGCAAATGGAAACAGCAATTTTGACTAAATAACGCCATCTATCGGAAGAACAGTGCATGTGTTAGATTCGTTTCTATGGTAACATTTGAGTTTAGCACGGCGAAACGCCGGGACTGACCATTTATCTAGCTTTTCTACAAAATATTGTCGtttaagattttctttttttaaaccaaGCATTTGTTACTAAATATAGTATCTGCGAAACGTCCGTTTTGTTCCAAACATTTTTCGTATGCTAGTTGTATCAGCTTTTTTTTAGTTGTTACAGTAGTTTTGACACATTTTAAGCATGGAAATTAGTGGCTATGATAATAACGCAGCTCTGCAGCAGGTGAATCAGTTTTGGTCGATGTTAGATGACATGTCTGAGAATAATCCGGAGGCCTACAGGACCTTCATTGAACGCCAGTTTCGGGAGGGAGCGGAGTTTTACTCACCGCCGCAGCCGCACGCCTGTATCCGCACTGCTGTACTGGTAAACAACACCTTTAACCTCTAGCGAAACTCTGATTTTATAGATcttaacaaacaaacagcccacTGCAGCTGTATGAGAGAACTTTAGAGGCCTTATAATTTGATTTGATGACATAAACATGTCTTTCGCTACCTATTTTGACATGGTATTACCCAGtgtaattaattattaagtAGGCTAATCTAATTACTGTACTTTAATTATTTTTCCTTAGAAAAGgtaaagtaagggattactcttaatttttgtgtcatttaatTACAGTTCTGatgtaattacattaaatgtatagACTATAGAACAATTCTGTATAAAacaatagtggatttaacatcaaaatttaatgttaaaatgtatgtttttaatgtaaccaTTTCCCTTTACACACTTTggtcagttcaagaataatttatgcaattgtattgtatttttgaaaGACACAAAAGTGCATTTTCGTGTCTATCCTTGTATTGTTCAGCTGGTTCAGGTTGATATAggatttagaaagtaattaAGTAATCCAATAGAAATCCAAGTAATTAGTACAATAATATAATTAGACTGTTTATGATGTAATCATTAGCTCATacataattacttttttagagtaacttacccaacactgatGACTTGGTATTACCATGTTTTTGGACATATTCCTGACGATAACAGCATGCAGTACTTTGAAGAATTGGCATTTAAATTTCATGATATTGCATGGCATAGTATGGCATTTGCAACTGATAACTTTACTGAACCATTGTGCCACAGCAGAAGTTAAAAATGGCTGGCATTTACAAATAATTATGAAGTCGTAAATTATGAAATGAGAAGGATTTTCTGATTACTTTTTCAGGGACCAAAGGAAGATATGTTGTACATTAATATGTGTGGTTGGAAACGTGTACCAGCGGCCACTTCTTACAGTGATCCTGTTCCTGTGTGTGGAGGACAAATGGAGAAAGTAACAGAGGAGAAAGGTACAaaaacttcaaaacattttctttacCAGAAGACTCACTTTATGCGGCATTTGTTCCGTTGTGCATTGGATAGTAGTGTTGTATTGCAGTTAACCTACTTGATTTCCTTAGACtttattcttaaagggttagttcatttaaaaatgaaaataaacctcatgccgttccacacccgtaagatcttcattcatcttcagaacacaaattaagatatttttgttgaaatctgatggctcagtgaggcctgcatagacagcaatgctacttcctctctcaagatccataaaggtactaaaaacatatttaaatcagttcatgtgactacagtggttctacctaaatattataaagtgacgagaatattttttgtgcgccaaaaaaaactttttaacaatatctagcaatggccgattttaaaacactgctttcagagcgttatgaatcttttgtgtcgaatcagtgattcggatcgtgtgtcaaaccgccaaactgctgaaatcacgtgactttggcactccgaaccgctgattcgattcgtaaagcttcgaagcttcatgaagcagtgttatgaaatcggccatcactagatattgttaaaaagtcgttattttattttattttatttttttggcgcacaaaaaatactctcaaagctttataatattaatattgaaccactgtactcacatgaattgatttaaatatgtttttagtaaattaatggatcttgagagaggaagtaccattgctggcgatgcaggcctcattgagctatcagatttcatcaaaaatattttaatttgtgttctgaagatgaacaaaggttttacgggtgtagaacgacatgaggatgagtaataaatgactattatttaaatttttgggtgaactaaccctttaaacacctATCTTTGAGACAATCTGATTTCCTGTGTGTTTTACAGAGCGATATTGTGTCGTTGATGTGGCCTTCAACCCTGAGGTTCTGGAGATGACAGAGAAAGACAAACATGAGAAGGAGAAGCTCCATCTGCTTGCTATGAACTTCATCGAACAACAGCACAACCTGAGTCTGTCCCAACGCTACAAACTCACCAAAGACAAACTCAAAGGCAGCATTCAGGATATGAAGCAGCGTCTCATGTCACCACATACATGCAAATCATCTGCCAAGGAACCACAATCTGAACCAGGTAAAATACACATACTTTAGAAATTTAAAGACAGTTTGAGCTTCATCTTACAGAAACTTACTATGAACCTGCTGGAATGTAAATTATTTGATTTtgcattattatgtgattctacCGCTATTTTTATAGGCCCATCACTCCTGCAGCAGATCTCCTCACTGCGAATGGCTGAGAGTAATGAGGACTCATCCATCCAACTGAGCATGGAGCAGGAGAAGAAACCAGCCCGATCAGGTCTCATTGAGGTGATCTCCAGCACAGAATCAGACCAGTCTCAGCCACAACAACCCCGGCATCATCTCACAGTCTGTCCTGATGGCAGTGGCTCATCTAGGAGCCTGAAGCTGAGTGTTGAGCTTCCTGGAGTGAGATCTGTGTCACAATGTCAGCTCAGCATCTCTCAGGTCAGCATTCCCGGTAGGGAATTACAAAACAAATGCGTTTTATCTGTTATTTTAATAGAACTATATTAAATTTTCCATAGTTCTGATTTAACCTTTCCACAACCCTTATGTTGTACATAGTTTTTAAGGTTTTTATTCATGTCGTGGACTTAATAAGgggttgtttttattatttaggaTGACATTCTCTTGGAAGTTGAGGACATTTATTATCTCCATCTTCCATTTCCTGAGTTGGTCAAGGAGGAGACATGCACTGCAACGTTTAGTAAGAAGAAACAGATACTAAATGTTTTAGTGACTGTGTTATGAGAACAGTTCACTCTTATTAATCCAGAAACTGAGGATATAAACATAGTTGTATTACTAACTGTTGCCTCAAAGATCAATAGTCATACATTCAAATTCAAGGTTACATCATTTTTAATACATAATTTAAGGCCCATCTCAACAGGCATATTCTattcacagacagacacatctatttttaaaagacgataattattttatgttattgcTGTTAACTGATTAATGtctgatattaaaattctgtactattttgtttaaattaataaatagaacactaaaaaatgaaatcactcattttaaagtgaatttatgaaaaatggatgctcattttgagatttgttgAAGATTACAATTAACTGTGTTACTAAATTAACTTTAAGGGAATGTTACATGATGGCAAATGTAGTTGAAATGTATAAGTATGGAAAATGAGTATAAACAATTAAATACCCAATACCAAAAATCTCTTAATATTGGCAGATAACCAATATGGCactgatatattgtgcatcacCACAATTTTAGACAATTGCCTATACAAATAAGCCTCCACCTGTGCACACAATGTCTTTTAATAAAAGGGTGGACAACTGCATTTGCATTTACAACAGTTACCAAACACTATTACAGACATGCAAACTTGATAGGAAAAGTACAATCATTTTCAAAGGGAAAACTTCAATATGTTCAAATGTTAcaaatttttacaaataaagtGGTCCCTGCTTTTACCACCCTTTATTTTCGAAGGATAGTCAAGAAAGCTTGGCATACATTTTAGTGAAAAATATACAGTGAATGTGCGCATATGTTTCTCttgaaatgacatttttctgGCGGCACAATACATGCACACAATGTGTGATGTCTTTGTCACAGTTTGGCAACTAACGTgacgtttttattttttgacactGCACAAGACAAATACTCAGTAAATAATCTTCTTTTCTTGCTCAGTTATCACAATGGCATTGTTGAAACACTAGTTTTTGGAAAACAAAATGTACCATAACTTTAATAcacttttaatcaatatttACTTGTCAgctgttttataatataataatattaaaatttcatttttctttcaaTCTTCAAAATGCATATAATCTATTTTACAAACACTTGCCTGCTGTAATGACATAGTGAACGGGTTCGGTGAGATTCACAGTTAGGACAGGACAAAGGCTTCAGAGTTTTGCAGGGATGAGGTATATGTGGGGTAAAACATACATtctgaacagaacagaacccTCATGTTCTATCTCCCCTCTCCACGATCCTCCTCCACCCATGCGACGATCTTCCCTTCCCAGCCAGGTATAACTGCATCGTCCTGAAACACCTGAAAGACGGCATTCATTGTTATTTCTTAAATACTCAAAGTATTTAAGTATTCACTAATTCAGAGCATTGAATTATTTTTGATTGGGTGTGATTTTCACCTCTTCCTTCACCGTTCCAAACTCTGGATCCAGAGATTTAAAGTGATATCGGAAACTGCCATGTCTATCCACAGCCGCCTTGAAGTCCTGTAGCGTGACCTCACCCAGCctaccaataaataaataaaatttagacTTGTGGGTTCAATATTTATAAGATGATGCTATGATGTCATCACCTTTTAGGGATGTTGACTAGGAAGGGTGTGAGAGAGCGATCAGTGTAGTAGAGTACTTTGGTTGAGGCTGCCGCACTAAGAACTGGGCTACTGTGAGAATGAGCCATCTctggaaaaaagaaaacaatttgcttatatatatatatatattagttatgCTTTtgctctaaaatatttaatttgttagatatattattatattaattatacaatATTTAATTAGTTTGATCTTGTGTAGGTTAAAACCTGCATGTTAAATTTGTGAGCAAACTGTTCTTTTGAGTTAGTTCTTTTCAATGTGTCGTTTCACAGATAGATCTAAATAATTAGATTTGAATGATTTTTAAGTCCAGTAATCACAAATGACTTGAAAGGTTATAGAAAATGCATTCATTGGTCTAAAAAGTGGAAACCCTGCATGAATTTCTAGCTGAATAGCATTGAAGTGACCTACTTGAGCTTGATGGCCATGATTCTCGGTCTGTGTGATTGGCTTTTCGTCCGGGAGACCTGGTTGAACCCTGTGGTGGTACAACAAATGGTTTTAAAGGCGGCATGAAATGAAAACTCACTACTACACAATCTACTTTCTAAATGCCTGTTATAGATCTTACTGTGAACAATTCATCTGTGCatgtgtttaatttttttaatgttttgacctcataatgttaaatcaaaatattaggGCTTAATCGCATTACGATTaatcacatacaaaataaaagtttgagtttgtataatatatgtgtgagtaatgtgtggAATTCAtatctatatataaatacacacaaattaatgtatatatttaagagaaatgttatttatgtacaaaaaatgtatttatatataatataaattatataaaaatataaataaatgcatatacttgtaaatatttctcaaatatatacatggatgtgtttgtatttatatatacataataattacagtacacccacatatattaggcaaactcaaacttttattttgtatgcgattaaccatgattaatcgtttgacagccctacaaaATATCATAACTGGTAGTGATGGGCACTTTCAAAACACTGGTTTGTGAAGCTTAGAAACCTtggcaaataatttttttcgaACTAGTGAttcagagcatgtatcaaaccgTCAAAGTCACAGATTTCAGTTAGTTCACATACAGTTACTGTTTCAAAATGGTTCAAAGGAGTTGCAGTTAATAGTCTCTTATTGGCCTGATTAACCGAGCCTTCcacaaaataacacattttacaTACACTTTATATTTAATAGTATAAGATAATTTGGTAATTTAATAGACTTTCTATAAAACATTTGCAGTTggtttgtaaaacaaaaaatgcatccagatgaaaaaaatgcatccatccatcattaaaataatccatacgagtcaaggggttaataaaggccttctgaagcgaagcaattccatatttaaaactttatacaCTAAAATAACGAGTTTCCGGCAAACGACCATACGCATACtgtgcaagtcgacttgcgccacaagagtaacccctgacacaatgtatgacgtaggatgtagcgtaTGAGTAGCATAAGCTAAGAGTCCTCccgtggttcaaacaaatagggctgtgcaacaaactcaagctcctcttctctcaTAT containing:
- the pih1d2 gene encoding PIH1 domain-containing protein 2, which produces MEISGYDNNAALQQVNQFWSMLDDMSENNPEAYRTFIERQFREGAEFYSPPQPHACIRTAVLGPKEDMLYINMCGWKRVPAATSYSDPVPVCGGQMEKVTEEKERYCVVDVAFNPEVLEMTEKDKHEKEKLHLLAMNFIEQQHNLSLSQRYKLTKDKLKGSIQDMKQRLMSPHTCKSSAKEPQSEPGPSLLQQISSLRMAESNEDSSIQLSMEQEKKPARSGLIEVISSTESDQSQPQQPRHHLTVCPDGSGSSRSLKLSVELPGVRSVSQCQLSISQDDILLEVEDIYYLHLPFPELVKEETCTATFSKKKQILNVLVTVL